In Methanothermobacter sp., a genomic segment contains:
- the cobM gene encoding precorrin-4 C(11)-methyltransferase encodes MKGKVFFIGGGPGDPELLTLKAVKIIKNSDIIIYAGSLVNKKILDFAPDSSEIYDSSSMTLDEIIDIMVDGAASGKIIARIHTGDPSIYGAIMEQMRELKKRRIPFEIIPGVSSLFAAAAALKTELTVPGVSQTVIITRPSGRTPVPPKEDLGGLASHNSTMCIFLGVHKIEEVVKSLREHYRDDTPVAVVKRASWDDEEIIRGKLSDIKDKVKKSNIQKTAIIIVGDVLEPGDFETSKLYDPTFSHGYRIA; translated from the coding sequence ATGAAGGGGAAGGTGTTTTTTATTGGTGGAGGGCCTGGAGATCCAGAACTTTTAACTTTAAAGGCTGTTAAGATAATTAAAAATTCTGATATTATAATATATGCAGGTTCCCTTGTGAACAAGAAGATTCTAGATTTTGCGCCTGATTCTAGTGAGATCTATGATAGCTCATCTATGACATTAGATGAGATAATAGATATCATGGTGGATGGTGCTGCTTCTGGGAAGATTATTGCCAGGATACATACTGGTGACCCTTCAATTTATGGGGCTATAATGGAGCAGATGAGGGAACTTAAAAAGAGAAGAATTCCCTTCGAGATTATACCAGGGGTGAGTTCACTTTTCGCTGCTGCAGCCGCTTTAAAAACAGAATTAACTGTGCCCGGGGTTTCTCAGACTGTTATAATCACAAGACCTTCTGGTAGGACGCCAGTACCCCCCAAAGAGGATCTAGGAGGTCTTGCAAGTCATAATTCTACTATGTGTATATTCCTTGGGGTTCATAAAATTGAGGAAGTTGTTAAAAGTTTAAGAGAACATTATAGGGATGATACACCAGTAGCAGTGGTTAAAAGGGCTTCATGGGATGATGAGGAGATAATAAGGGGTAAACTCTCTGATATAAAAGATAAAGTAAAGAAAAGTAATATTCAGAAGACCGCTATCATCATAGTAGGTGATGTTCTCGAACCTGGAGATTTTGAAACTTCGAAACTATATGATCCTACCTTCAGCCATGGATATCGTATAGCCTAG
- a CDS encoding UPF0179 family protein gives MITLIGEKLAKKGLNFMYYEPAKACEDCRYKSVCIDPLETGRIYRIKEVKDIEHTCPIHENRKVKVVEIEKAKIKALIGAKKAFEGSVILFETPECDEKCDMRSLCFPEGIKASDKCKILKNFGKVDECKKGYKLNKVLLEIISKK, from the coding sequence TTGATAACACTAATAGGGGAAAAACTTGCAAAAAAAGGATTAAACTTCATGTATTATGAACCTGCAAAGGCTTGTGAAGATTGTAGATATAAATCCGTGTGTATCGACCCCCTCGAAACGGGCAGAATCTACAGGATAAAAGAAGTGAAAGATATTGAGCATACTTGTCCAATACATGAAAACAGAAAAGTAAAGGTTGTTGAGATTGAGAAAGCTAAGATAAAAGCATTAATAGGTGCTAAAAAGGCCTTTGAGGGGTCTGTAATATTATTTGAAACCCCTGAATGTGATGAAAAATGTGATATGAGGAGTTTATGCTTCCCGGAGGGTATAAAAGCCTCGGATAAATGTAAGATCCTGAAAAATTTTGGCAAGGTCGATGAATGCAAAAAAGGCTACAAATTAAACAAAGTTCTCCTTGAAATCATTTCCAAGAAGTAG
- a CDS encoding zinc ABC transporter substrate-binding protein yields MKKTRISILLIIAIIICALLYTTSRTEETSSEEKIVVAASIMPQKEFIEAVGGDKVEVIVMVPPRADPHTYEPQPGQLRELSKAKIYFQIGSGIEFEKTWMTRLKELNPNMKIVNCSKGIKLMKEDPHVWTSPRNAIIIVENIYKALIEEDPNHKDYYAKNKDKYISKLKKLDEQFNQTLKEKQKIILVYHPAWTYLCKDYNIKQITIEKEGKEPPPQTLTKIIQEAKKNNIKIMIVSPQSNKQSAQTIADEIGAEIVIIDPLAENYIENMQKMLQTLKSINGW; encoded by the coding sequence ATGAAAAAAACCAGAATATCCATCCTACTGATAATTGCCATCATAATATGCGCCTTATTATATACAACAAGTAGAACGGAAGAAACAAGCTCCGAAGAAAAAATAGTCGTGGCAGCCTCAATAATGCCCCAAAAAGAATTCATAGAAGCAGTAGGCGGAGACAAAGTAGAAGTTATAGTAATGGTACCTCCAAGAGCAGACCCACACACATACGAACCCCAACCAGGCCAATTAAGAGAATTATCAAAGGCAAAAATCTACTTCCAAATAGGCTCAGGTATAGAATTCGAAAAAACATGGATGACAAGACTAAAAGAACTAAACCCAAACATGAAGATAGTAAATTGCTCAAAGGGCATAAAACTCATGAAAGAAGACCCACACGTATGGACATCACCACGAAACGCCATCATAATAGTCGAAAACATTTACAAAGCCCTCATAGAGGAAGACCCAAACCACAAAGACTATTATGCCAAAAACAAGGACAAATACATCTCAAAGCTCAAAAAATTAGATGAACAATTCAACCAAACCCTCAAAGAAAAACAAAAAATAATATTAGTATACCATCCCGCCTGGACCTACCTCTGCAAAGACTACAACATAAAACAGATAACAATAGAAAAAGAAGGCAAAGAACCACCACCTCAAACACTCACAAAAATCATACAAGAAGCCAAAAAAAACAATATAAAAATCATGATAGTATCACCACAATCCAACAAACAAAGCGCCCAAACCATAGCAGATGAAATAGGCGCAGAAATAGTCATCATAGACCCACTCGCAGAAAACTACATAGAAAACATGCAAAAAATGCTACAAACCCTCAAAAGTATCAATGGATGGTAG
- a CDS encoding metal ABC transporter permease → MLGLEYQFMQNAFMAAILVSIACGVVGTYIVIKRIVSLSGGISHAAFGGIGLGYFLGINPVITAIPFSVMAAFLIGVTTRKVKISEDTAIGILWSVGMSLGVIFISLTPGYASDLFNYLFGNILTVTRKDIWMMLVLDLIIISNVLLFNREFTAISFDEEFSQVIGVPVNFFYLLLLMLVALSVVILIKVVGIILVIALLTIPAVIARQFTFKIPQMMILSSIIGITFTLTGLWLSYILDVSSGATIVIILAIFFIITYILR, encoded by the coding sequence ATGCTAGGTCTTGAATACCAGTTCATGCAAAACGCCTTCATGGCAGCAATACTCGTTAGCATAGCCTGTGGGGTGGTTGGCACCTATATCGTGATTAAAAGGATAGTATCCTTAAGTGGGGGTATATCCCACGCAGCATTTGGTGGTATTGGCCTCGGTTATTTCCTCGGCATAAACCCAGTAATCACAGCAATACCATTTAGTGTCATGGCAGCTTTCCTCATAGGAGTCACCACTAGAAAAGTTAAAATTAGTGAAGATACTGCTATTGGGATACTATGGTCAGTTGGAATGTCCCTTGGTGTAATATTTATAAGTTTGACCCCTGGTTATGCCAGCGACCTATTCAATTATCTTTTTGGTAACATACTAACGGTTACCAGGAAAGATATTTGGATGATGTTAGTATTGGACTTGATTATAATATCAAATGTGCTTTTATTTAATAGGGAATTCACTGCCATATCCTTTGATGAGGAATTTTCACAAGTTATAGGGGTTCCGGTAAACTTTTTCTATCTTTTACTATTAATGCTCGTAGCTTTAAGTGTGGTGATCCTTATAAAAGTGGTTGGTATAATCCTCGTGATAGCACTACTCACAATCCCAGCCGTAATCGCAAGACAGTTCACTTTCAAAATCCCTCAGATGATGATCCTATCATCCATAATCGGGATAACATTCACACTAACAGGATTATGGCTTTCATACATCCTCGATGTATCCTCCGGGGCCACGATAGTGATAATATTAGCAATATTTTTCATCATCACCTATATTTTAAGATAA
- a CDS encoding CopG family ribbon-helix-helix protein yields MSVISISINEKLLEEIDALKDEMGFSSRSDIIRTAARMLIDEKRKQMDIKGEVNGVLFLIHKREVEDKVNEIKHDYESIINTQIHSHLKNKNCLEIFILEGEAEKIKELTSRFRNCGKMEHLELIII; encoded by the coding sequence ATGAGCGTGATCAGCATTTCGATAAACGAAAAACTCCTAGAGGAAATAGACGCCTTGAAGGATGAGATGGGATTTTCAAGCCGCTCAGATATTATAAGAACAGCCGCTAGGATGTTAATAGATGAGAAAAGGAAACAAATGGATATAAAAGGCGAAGTTAATGGCGTGCTTTTCTTAATACACAAAAGGGAAGTTGAAGATAAGGTTAACGAGATCAAACATGACTATGAGAGCATCATAAATACACAGATCCACAGTCACTTGAAAAACAAGAATTGCCTTGAAATCTTCATCCTAGAAGGTGAAGCCGAAAAAATAAAAGAACTCACATCTAGATTTCGAAATTGTGGGAAGATGGAACACCTTGAACTTATAATAATCTAG
- a CDS encoding ABC transporter ATP-binding protein: MDKAVKIKKLYYKIDNKTILENINLEIYKNEFLAIIGPNGGGKTTLLKMIIGLLKPTSGKIRVFGLKPEEAREKIGYLPQRRHFDMDFPINVFETVLMGCYHAPLKNYTQEDREKVEKWLEKLDIIHLKDERLDNLSGGQLQRVFLARALVREGELLLLDEPTSSVDPLFQERFYELLDELKQKMAIVMVSHDIGMVATHVDRIACLNQRLFAHGPPREALESIEDVYKCPVELIAHGIPHRVLRKH; this comes from the coding sequence ATGGACAAAGCAGTCAAAATTAAAAAACTATACTACAAAATAGATAACAAGACAATATTAGAAAATATAAACCTTGAAATTTACAAAAACGAATTCCTAGCTATCATAGGCCCTAACGGCGGCGGTAAAACAACCCTACTAAAGATGATTATAGGCCTCCTAAAACCAACCAGCGGAAAAATCAGGGTATTCGGCCTTAAACCCGAAGAAGCAAGGGAAAAAATAGGCTATCTCCCACAAAGACGCCACTTTGACATGGATTTCCCAATAAATGTCTTTGAAACAGTGCTCATGGGATGCTACCACGCCCCACTCAAAAATTACACCCAAGAAGACAGAGAAAAAGTGGAAAAATGGCTTGAAAAGTTGGATATAATCCATCTAAAGGATGAAAGATTAGACAATCTCTCAGGGGGGCAATTGCAGCGGGTATTCCTTGCAAGAGCCCTTGTAAGAGAGGGCGAACTCCTACTATTAGATGAGCCAACAAGTAGTGTGGATCCTCTATTCCAAGAAAGATTCTACGAGTTACTAGATGAACTTAAACAGAAAATGGCTATTGTAATGGTATCTCATGATATAGGGATGGTCGCAACCCATGTCGACAGAATCGCATGCTTAAACCAAAGATTATTCGCCCACGGACCCCCAAGAGAGGCCTTAGAATCTATTGAAGATGTCTATAAGTGTCCAGTAGAACTAATAGCCCATGGGATACCCCACAGAGTTTTGAGAAAACATTAA
- a CDS encoding NAD(P)-dependent glycerol-1-phosphate dehydrogenase, giving the protein MNPRKIELPREIHTGPGVIKNTGIICKDLRFKGKVMVVTGYKTFKIAGKDVIGSLKAEDFEAEYMKVREASMESVMMVKENLDDISLVLGVGGGKVIDVAKMAATLAGLSFISVPTAASHDGIASPRASIRDGERGSVSMKATSPIGIIADTDIIIKAPFRLLASGCADIVSNYTAILDWKLAHRLLNERYSESAAALSLMTAKMIIKSADAIKEGLERSARLVVKSLISSGIAISIAGSSRPASGSEHKFSHALDNIAPKPALHGEQCGVGTIMMMHLHGGDWRFIKDALKKMHAPTTAYELGIEPEYIIEALTKAHTIRKERYTILGDRGLTREAAEKLAKKTEVI; this is encoded by the coding sequence ATGAATCCTAGGAAGATAGAGTTGCCAAGGGAGATACACACAGGTCCTGGTGTGATAAAAAATACAGGGATTATATGTAAAGATCTCAGATTTAAAGGTAAGGTGATGGTTGTCACAGGCTATAAGACTTTTAAGATAGCTGGTAAGGATGTTATAGGTAGTCTTAAAGCTGAGGATTTCGAAGCCGAGTATATGAAGGTGAGAGAGGCTTCCATGGAATCTGTTATGATGGTCAAGGAAAACCTCGATGATATCTCTCTTGTATTAGGTGTAGGTGGTGGTAAAGTTATAGATGTTGCCAAGATGGCAGCAACCCTTGCAGGTTTGTCCTTCATAAGTGTACCCACCGCAGCTTCACATGATGGTATAGCATCCCCCAGAGCCTCGATTCGCGACGGTGAAAGAGGATCGGTTTCCATGAAGGCAACTTCACCCATTGGGATCATAGCAGATACTGATATAATAATTAAAGCACCATTTAGGCTCCTTGCCTCGGGTTGTGCTGACATAGTATCTAATTATACAGCCATATTAGACTGGAAACTTGCACATAGACTCCTTAATGAAAGGTATAGTGAATCCGCAGCGGCACTTTCACTTATGACAGCTAAGATGATCATCAAATCTGCTGATGCTATAAAAGAGGGTCTTGAAAGGAGTGCGCGCCTTGTTGTCAAATCTCTTATAAGTAGTGGTATAGCTATAAGTATAGCAGGTAGCAGCAGACCTGCAAGCGGCTCCGAGCATAAATTTAGTCATGCACTTGACAATATAGCCCCTAAACCGGCATTGCATGGTGAACAATGTGGTGTTGGCACAATAATGATGATGCACCTCCATGGGGGGGACTGGAGGTTCATAAAAGACGCTCTCAAAAAAATGCACGCACCTACAACAGCCTATGAACTCGGCATAGAACCAGAGTATATAATAGAGGCCCTTACAAAAGCCCATACCATCCGCAAGGAAAGATATACTATCCTAGGGGATAGAGGGCTTACAAGGGAGGCGGCTGAGAAACTCGCGAAAAAAACGGAAGTGATATAA
- the cofC gene encoding 2-phospho-L-lactate guanylyltransferase, with amino-acid sequence MKIYGIIPVSPFAHAKTRLSPTLSPSERKNLLKVMLKDVTKSLKKNVDEVLVISADKEVLHFANELKVQTFKEKGQTDLNGALEQAIKWCESKCDKVMIVPSDVPLIGKANLEGLIKDAEKYDMIIAPSKGGGTNALLFPPGTIKLRFGDCSFFEHMKEAKKLKLSIKIHDSFYLSLDVNTAEDLGEIILHGKNTYTKSYLEDLKLKVKPSRGAERLQIEKESKG; translated from the coding sequence ATGAAAATTTATGGAATCATCCCTGTCTCACCATTCGCACATGCAAAGACAAGACTCTCACCAACACTATCACCATCAGAAAGAAAAAACCTCCTAAAAGTAATGCTAAAAGACGTTACAAAAAGTCTGAAAAAAAATGTAGATGAAGTACTTGTCATAAGCGCCGACAAAGAAGTTCTCCACTTCGCCAATGAACTAAAAGTACAAACATTCAAAGAAAAAGGCCAAACAGACCTCAACGGAGCCCTGGAACAAGCAATCAAATGGTGCGAATCTAAATGCGATAAAGTCATGATAGTACCCTCAGACGTGCCACTAATCGGTAAAGCCAACCTAGAAGGCTTAATAAAAGACGCCGAAAAATATGACATGATAATAGCCCCTTCCAAGGGTGGTGGAACAAACGCCCTCCTATTCCCCCCAGGGACTATAAAATTGCGCTTCGGAGACTGCAGCTTCTTCGAACATATGAAAGAGGCCAAAAAACTAAAACTTTCCATCAAAATCCATGATTCATTCTACCTATCCCTAGATGTTAACACAGCAGAAGACCTCGGCGAAATAATACTCCATGGAAAAAACACTTACACAAAATCTTACTTGGAAGACCTTAAATTAAAGGTGAAACCATCCCGAGGCGCTGAAAGGCTCCAAATAGAAAAAGAATCCAAAGGGTAA
- the thiD gene encoding bifunctional hydroxymethylpyrimidine kinase/phosphomethylpyrimidine kinase translates to MIALTIAGFDPSAGAGVLNDVKTFSAFKVYGAAAITALTAQNPNRVADIHPIPPSFIEEQIDLIMEYLPIEYAKTGMLYSEDIIKTVANKIREYKLKTVTDPVMIAESGSPLATKGMIKAFKKHLLKESILVTPNLQEAEALSNTKIKTIKDAERAAEKIGKKCNVIITGGHLEGKNIFYDGKIKIFEEKLIKSRNTHGSGCSFSAAIVAYLTRGYNLEESVKMATRFVKEAIRHGKWGTLNQFWKL, encoded by the coding sequence ATGATCGCATTAACAATCGCAGGATTCGACCCATCCGCTGGTGCAGGCGTTCTAAACGATGTTAAAACATTTTCAGCCTTCAAAGTTTACGGAGCGGCCGCCATAACAGCCCTAACAGCCCAAAATCCAAATAGAGTTGCTGACATACACCCCATACCTCCAAGTTTCATAGAAGAACAAATAGACCTAATCATGGAATATCTACCCATAGAATACGCGAAAACAGGAATGCTATATTCGGAGGATATCATAAAAACAGTTGCCAATAAAATACGAGAATACAAGCTCAAAACAGTCACAGACCCCGTGATGATAGCAGAATCAGGCTCACCACTAGCAACAAAAGGAATGATAAAAGCCTTTAAAAAACACCTACTCAAAGAATCCATACTAGTAACACCCAACTTACAAGAAGCCGAAGCACTATCCAATACAAAAATAAAAACAATTAAAGACGCTGAACGAGCCGCTGAAAAAATAGGCAAAAAATGCAATGTAATAATCACAGGAGGCCACCTAGAGGGCAAAAACATATTCTACGATGGTAAAATCAAAATATTCGAAGAAAAGTTAATCAAGAGCAGGAACACCCATGGAAGCGGGTGCTCATTTTCAGCAGCTATAGTTGCCTACTTAACAAGAGGCTATAATCTAGAAGAGAGTGTAAAAATGGCTACAAGATTTGTAAAGGAAGCCATACGCCATGGCAAGTGGGGGACACTCAACCAATTCTGGAAACTATAA
- a CDS encoding TIGR00304 family protein, producing the protein MNTNSLIIVGIILIILGIFLVFAGSIISIFKTKEGAEVKTGGVIMIGPIPIIFGSDRGMAIIGFLMAIILMIVAYILFYRSII; encoded by the coding sequence TTGAACACAAATTCATTGATAATAGTTGGGATAATACTCATAATCCTTGGTATTTTCCTAGTATTCGCTGGTAGCATCATAAGCATATTTAAGACAAAGGAAGGTGCAGAGGTTAAAACAGGTGGAGTTATAATGATAGGACCCATCCCCATAATATTCGGAAGTGACAGGGGGATGGCTATCATAGGCTTCCTAATGGCCATAATCTTAATGATAGTGGCTTACATACTATTTTATAGGAGTATAATTTAA
- a CDS encoding adenylosuccinate synthetase has product MTCTVLVGGGWGDEGKGKCITYLCYHDKPSIIARAGVGPNAGHSVEFKGEKYALRLTPSGFVHRDAKLLIGAGVLIDPEVFLSEMENLSKYDVRGRTFIDYRCAIIEEKHKIQDRSSDYLSKKIGSTGTGCGPANAERVMRTAKLAKEIPELEEYLTDVPLEINKTLDEGGDVFIEGSQGFGLSLYYGTYPYVTSKDTTASTAAADVGVGPTRVDEVITVFKAYATRVGKGPFPTEISQEEAEKMGLEEYGTVTGRRRRIGLFDMDMARESCMINGTTQIAVTCVDRLYPRCERVREYSKLSGDAKRFIEEIEDATGVPVTIISTGPDLEDTIDLRSELL; this is encoded by the coding sequence ATGACATGTACTGTGCTAGTAGGTGGCGGATGGGGTGACGAAGGTAAAGGAAAATGTATAACATACCTTTGTTACCATGATAAGCCATCCATAATCGCCAGGGCTGGTGTAGGACCCAACGCAGGGCACTCAGTAGAATTCAAAGGCGAAAAGTACGCCTTAAGACTTACACCATCCGGCTTTGTGCATAGAGATGCTAAATTGCTAATTGGAGCTGGTGTATTAATAGATCCTGAAGTTTTCCTTTCTGAAATGGAAAATCTGAGCAAATATGACGTCCGAGGAAGAACATTTATAGATTATAGATGTGCCATCATCGAAGAAAAACATAAAATCCAGGACAGATCATCCGATTACTTGTCAAAGAAGATAGGAAGTACAGGTACAGGTTGCGGTCCTGCAAATGCAGAAAGGGTCATGAGAACAGCCAAACTTGCAAAGGAAATACCCGAATTAGAAGAATATTTGACTGATGTCCCCCTCGAAATAAACAAGACACTTGACGAAGGTGGTGATGTTTTCATTGAAGGTTCACAAGGCTTTGGCCTCTCACTCTATTATGGAACCTACCCCTATGTCACTAGTAAAGATACCACTGCAAGCACAGCCGCAGCTGATGTAGGTGTCGGACCAACACGTGTAGACGAAGTTATAACAGTATTCAAAGCATATGCTACTAGAGTGGGTAAAGGACCGTTTCCCACGGAGATAAGCCAGGAAGAAGCCGAGAAGATGGGCTTGGAAGAGTATGGTACTGTTACTGGTAGGAGGAGGAGGATAGGCCTTTTTGACATGGACATGGCAAGGGAATCATGCATGATAAATGGTACAACGCAGATAGCGGTTACTTGTGTTGATCGTTTATATCCGAGATGTGAAAGGGTTCGTGAATATTCTAAGCTCTCAGGTGATGCTAAAAGGTTCATTGAGGAGATAGAGGATGCTACAGGAGTTCCGGTGACTATAATATCCACTGGCCCAGATCTTGAGGATACTATTGATTTAAGAAGTGAACTTTTATAG
- a CDS encoding DUF4064 domain-containing protein has product MVEEVQTSRILEMVLGIIGSIFGLLGGLFAIFFSVFASEALYLGISAVMASILGIIGAVYVRENPRNGGIILIVSAIWLLISISAFAIPGTIFLGISGILAIIRR; this is encoded by the coding sequence TTGGTTGAAGAAGTGCAAACTTCTAGGATACTTGAAATGGTGCTCGGGATAATTGGGAGCATCTTCGGTCTCCTTGGCGGACTTTTTGCAATCTTTTTTTCAGTGTTCGCATCGGAGGCACTATATCTTGGTATAAGCGCAGTAATGGCATCTATCCTTGGTATAATAGGGGCCGTTTATGTGCGTGAAAACCCAAGAAACGGTGGTATAATCTTGATTGTAAGTGCTATATGGCTCTTGATAAGCATATCAGCGTTCGCAATCCCGGGGACAATATTCTTAGGTATAAGCGGTATTCTGGCTATTATAAGGAGGTGA
- the proS gene encoding proline--tRNA ligase, whose translation MIDFSEWFHNILEEAEIIDSRYPIKGMNVWLPYGFQLRKHTLEILRNILDRDHQETLFPLLIPEDQLEKESIHVKGFEDEVYWITHGGLTRLNKKLALRPTSETAMYPMFSLWIRSHTDLPLKIYQIVNTFRYETKHTRPLIRVREITTFKEAHTVHETMEEAEEQVQEAIRLYKEFFDTLAIPYIITKRPPWDKFPGSDYTIAFDTLLPDGKTLQIATVHNLGQTFSKTFNIKFETPTGEHEYAYQTCYGLSDRIIASIIAVHGDESGLRLPPEVAPYQIIIVPIIFKEEAEEVMKACEKIKNRLENAGFRVKLDDRDIRAGRKYYEWEMKGAPLRIEIGPRDLKKNMIVVARRDTKEKIEIKTEDLEEEIDKILHDITRRLGEEAWAKMQNNIRTATNLKEAKKIINEKKGIISFPWCGDEKCGKNIEEEIRVDILGITKAEKKSSCINCGKEADHKAFLAKTY comes from the coding sequence ATGATAGATTTCAGTGAATGGTTCCATAATATCCTGGAAGAAGCAGAAATAATCGACTCAAGATATCCCATCAAAGGTATGAATGTATGGTTACCCTATGGTTTCCAGTTACGAAAGCACACCTTGGAAATCCTCCGAAACATCCTAGACCGGGATCACCAGGAAACCCTATTCCCACTTTTAATACCTGAGGATCAACTTGAAAAAGAATCAATCCATGTAAAAGGTTTCGAGGATGAAGTCTACTGGATAACACACGGAGGACTTACAAGGTTAAACAAGAAATTAGCCCTAAGACCCACCAGTGAAACAGCAATGTACCCAATGTTTTCGTTATGGATAAGATCCCACACAGACCTCCCATTGAAAATCTACCAGATAGTTAACACTTTCAGGTATGAGACAAAACACACAAGGCCACTTATACGTGTAAGGGAAATCACAACATTCAAAGAAGCCCACACAGTACATGAAACAATGGAAGAAGCCGAAGAGCAAGTCCAAGAGGCCATCAGACTCTACAAGGAGTTCTTCGACACCCTAGCAATACCATATATTATAACAAAAAGACCACCATGGGACAAATTCCCAGGATCTGATTATACAATAGCATTTGACACACTACTACCAGATGGTAAAACATTACAAATAGCAACTGTACACAACCTCGGCCAAACCTTCTCCAAAACCTTTAATATAAAATTTGAAACACCCACAGGCGAACACGAATACGCATACCAAACTTGTTACGGATTATCTGACAGGATCATAGCATCTATAATAGCCGTTCATGGAGACGAATCAGGCCTGCGCCTACCACCAGAAGTCGCACCATACCAGATAATTATAGTACCAATAATCTTCAAAGAGGAAGCAGAAGAGGTTATGAAAGCTTGTGAAAAAATTAAAAACAGATTAGAAAATGCTGGTTTCCGAGTGAAACTAGATGATAGGGATATAAGGGCTGGGAGAAAATATTATGAATGGGAGATGAAAGGAGCGCCACTTCGAATAGAAATCGGACCAAGAGACCTTAAAAAGAACATGATAGTGGTGGCAAGGCGGGACACCAAAGAAAAAATTGAAATAAAAACAGAAGACCTAGAAGAAGAAATAGATAAAATACTCCATGATATTACGAGGAGGTTAGGAGAAGAAGCATGGGCAAAAATGCAAAATAATATAAGAACAGCCACCAACCTCAAAGAAGCGAAAAAAATAATAAATGAAAAGAAAGGTATAATCTCATTCCCTTGGTGTGGAGATGAAAAATGCGGGAAAAATATAGAAGAAGAAATAAGAGTAGACATACTCGGAATAACCAAAGCTGAAAAGAAAAGTTCTTGTATAAATTGTGGAAAAGAGGCCGACCATAAAGCTTTCCTAGCTAAAACATACTAA
- the rpiA gene encoding ribose 5-phosphate isomerase A: MNLKKMVAYKVAEEIKDGQVVGLGTGSTARYFIERVGMRIQKEELDILAVPTSYQSLFLARDWDIPITSITQHDVDVAVDGADEVDKDLNLLKGGGAAHTKEKIIDYSASEFIVIVDDSKLKDKLERPVPVEVIPASFRLVCEELNSMGAKVKIRMSDAKNGPLITDNGNFIIDADFGSIDNPSKLEYEINNIPGVLENGIFSRGVDRVIVGTMDGIIEL; encoded by the coding sequence ATGAATTTGAAAAAAATGGTCGCATATAAAGTCGCCGAAGAGATAAAAGACGGGCAAGTTGTCGGCCTCGGCACAGGCTCCACGGCACGATATTTCATAGAAAGAGTTGGTATGCGCATACAAAAGGAAGAATTGGATATATTGGCAGTGCCCACTTCTTATCAATCATTATTCCTTGCAAGGGATTGGGATATCCCCATTACTAGTATAACACAACATGATGTCGATGTTGCTGTTGACGGGGCTGATGAAGTTGACAAGGACCTTAACCTCCTTAAGGGTGGTGGAGCAGCCCATACAAAGGAAAAGATAATAGACTATTCGGCAAGTGAATTTATTGTTATAGTGGATGATTCTAAACTTAAAGATAAGCTCGAAAGGCCAGTACCAGTAGAGGTTATACCAGCATCCTTTCGTCTTGTATGTGAAGAATTAAATTCCATGGGAGCCAAGGTCAAAATTAGAATGTCTGATGCAAAAAATGGGCCTTTGATCACTGATAATGGGAATTTCATTATTGATGCGGATTTTGGGTCTATTGACAATCCATCAAAATTGGAATATGAGATAAACAATATCCCAGGAGTCTTAGAGAACGGTATATTTTCTAGGGGTGTTGACAGGGTAATAGTAGGTACAATGGATGGGATAATAGAACTCTAA